The proteins below come from a single Halostagnicola larsenii XH-48 genomic window:
- a CDS encoding PhzF family phenazine biosynthesis protein, whose protein sequence is MNDDARQVEIYQVDAFTDEPHTGNPAGVVPDAAGLSDDQLQSIAAEMAVSETAFLTESADADYRIRYFTPAQEVDLCGHATIGTLSYLYDIGVLEPGTTTLETNVGVLEMEIETDGSVWMSQDEPTIREVDVGYDRVAEALGVEQTALEGASADLPLAVTSTGLPFLAVPITYLSDVGGASPDLAKIESLTDEVDATGVYLFTFDTLESESTLHGRMFAPGAGVPEDPVTGTASGAVGAYLAEYEALDPFPEECAFEQGHFVDRSGTVRVRVGEDVQVGGDAVTILEGVISVPPAETDDILEA, encoded by the coding sequence ATGAACGACGACGCGCGGCAGGTCGAGATCTATCAGGTCGATGCCTTCACCGACGAACCCCACACCGGAAACCCCGCTGGCGTGGTCCCCGACGCGGCCGGCCTCTCCGACGACCAGTTGCAGTCGATCGCCGCCGAGATGGCCGTCAGCGAGACGGCGTTTCTCACCGAAAGCGCCGACGCAGACTACCGGATTCGATACTTCACTCCCGCACAGGAGGTCGATCTCTGCGGACACGCGACGATCGGGACGCTGAGCTATCTTTACGATATCGGCGTTCTCGAGCCCGGCACGACCACCCTCGAGACGAACGTCGGTGTCCTCGAGATGGAGATCGAAACGGACGGCTCCGTCTGGATGAGCCAGGACGAGCCGACGATCCGGGAAGTCGACGTCGGATACGACCGCGTCGCCGAGGCCCTCGGCGTCGAGCAGACGGCGCTCGAAGGGGCCAGCGCCGACCTCCCGCTTGCGGTCACCTCGACCGGATTGCCGTTTCTGGCCGTGCCGATCACCTACTTATCGGACGTCGGCGGTGCGTCGCCGGATCTGGCTAAAATCGAGTCGCTCACCGACGAGGTCGACGCGACCGGCGTCTACCTGTTCACCTTCGACACGCTCGAGAGCGAGTCGACGCTTCACGGGCGGATGTTCGCGCCGGGTGCAGGAGTCCCCGAAGATCCTGTCACCGGGACGGCAAGCGGTGCCGTCGGCGCGTACCTCGCAGAGTACGAGGCGCTCGATCCGTTCCCGGAGGAGTGTGCGTTCGAACAGGGACACTTCGTGGATCGATCAGGAACTGTCCGCGTCCGCGTGGGCGAGGACGTGCAGGTCGGCGGCGATGCGGTGACGATCCTCGAGGGCGTTATTTCAGTTCCGCCCGCCGAAACGGACGACATCCTCGAGGCCTGA
- the thiC gene encoding phosphomethylpyrimidine synthase ThiC → MPTTQLQMARNGTVTPEMRRIAERENRDPEFVREQVADGQAVIPANTSHETLDPMIIGREFSTKVNANIGNSETTSDIEEELEKLHTAVHHGADTVMDLGTGSDLDRIREANVEHSPVPIGTVPLYEAVKRAGSPEDLTTELLLEVIEKQAEQGVDYMTIHAGVLAEHLPLTEGRKTGIVSRGGSIMAKWMEAHGEQNPLFQVYDEICAIFLEHDVTFSLGDSLRPGSIADACDEAQYAELDTLGELTRRAWDRGVQVMVEGPGHVPMDKIAENVERQQEVCDGAPFYVLGPLVTDIAPGYDHITSAIGAAMAAKEGAAMLCYVTPKEHLGLPDEADVRDGLAAYRIAAHAGDVGNDRPGARDWDDALSEARYAFDWREQFSLALDPERAQSAHDQTLPEDNYKEARFCSMCGVDFCSMRIDQDAREDGEMKDLERNTDLESSPAAEVNLPPVGTHDADAVERFEADAESVTATDGGESDSHRTDSSVGSRDRTPSED, encoded by the coding sequence ATGCCGACGACCCAGTTACAGATGGCCCGCAACGGGACAGTTACGCCCGAAATGAGACGTATCGCCGAGCGAGAGAATCGCGATCCCGAGTTCGTTCGCGAGCAGGTCGCCGACGGACAGGCGGTGATCCCGGCGAACACGAGCCACGAGACGCTCGATCCGATGATCATCGGTCGCGAGTTCTCGACGAAGGTGAACGCGAACATCGGCAACAGCGAGACGACGAGCGACATAGAAGAGGAACTCGAGAAGCTTCACACGGCGGTTCACCACGGCGCGGATACGGTGATGGATCTCGGCACCGGTTCCGACCTCGATCGCATCCGCGAGGCCAATGTCGAACACTCGCCGGTACCGATCGGGACGGTGCCGCTGTACGAGGCGGTCAAACGCGCCGGCAGTCCCGAGGACCTGACGACGGAACTGCTACTCGAGGTGATCGAAAAGCAGGCCGAACAGGGCGTCGACTACATGACGATTCACGCCGGCGTTCTCGCCGAGCACCTGCCGCTGACGGAGGGGCGAAAAACGGGCATCGTCTCCCGCGGCGGGTCGATCATGGCAAAGTGGATGGAAGCCCACGGAGAGCAGAACCCGCTCTTTCAGGTCTACGACGAGATTTGTGCAATCTTCCTCGAGCACGACGTGACCTTCAGCCTCGGCGACAGCCTTCGGCCGGGAAGCATCGCGGACGCCTGCGACGAGGCCCAGTACGCCGAACTCGACACGCTTGGCGAGTTGACCCGGCGCGCTTGGGACCGGGGCGTGCAGGTGATGGTCGAAGGGCCGGGCCACGTCCCGATGGACAAGATCGCGGAGAACGTCGAGCGCCAGCAGGAAGTGTGCGACGGCGCGCCGTTCTACGTCCTCGGACCGCTGGTGACCGACATCGCGCCGGGCTACGATCACATCACGAGCGCGATCGGCGCGGCGATGGCCGCCAAGGAAGGTGCGGCGATGCTCTGTTACGTCACCCCGAAAGAACACCTCGGACTGCCCGACGAGGCGGACGTTCGCGACGGACTCGCAGCCTACCGAATCGCCGCCCACGCTGGCGACGTCGGGAACGACCGGCCGGGCGCTCGAGACTGGGACGACGCCCTTTCGGAAGCCCGGTACGCCTTCGACTGGCGCGAACAGTTCTCGCTGGCGCTCGACCCCGAGCGCGCGCAGTCGGCCCACGACCAGACTTTACCCGAAGACAACTACAAGGAAGCCCGCTTTTGCTCGATGTGCGGGGTCGACTTCTGTTCGATGCGGATCGATCAAGATGCGCGCGAGGACGGCGAGATGAAAGACCTCGAGCGGAACACGGATCTCGAGTCCTCGCCCGCGGCCGAGGTGAATCTGCCGCCCGTCGGGACTCACGACGCCGACGCGGTAGAGCGGTTCGAAGCGGACGCGGAGAGCGTAACGGCGACTGACGGGGGCGAGTCCGATAGTCACCGGACGGACTCGTCGGTCGGAAGTCGGGATCGGACACCCTCAGAGGACTAA
- a CDS encoding phosphoribosyltransferase has translation MSDLPDDFKCTVTNWDYIYSLCRDVSEDVRNDEFEPDVIVALARGGWFAGRCVCDFLGLDDLTSLKMEHYVGTAEKSGEPTVRYPMPEGSVEGKDVLIIDDIADTGGSIKRAQEYVTDRDAGTVRTATLQLLGTSEFNPDYVGEQLEEWTWVVYPWNFIEDMIDLITSAMEKGDQESYTKADIRHYLNHFHDVERIEMEIAQPNRLTEVLTEMERRDLLEMTVSGEWQLLE, from the coding sequence ATGTCCGATTTGCCGGACGACTTCAAGTGTACAGTGACGAACTGGGACTACATCTACAGTCTGTGTCGAGACGTCAGCGAGGACGTTCGAAACGACGAGTTCGAACCCGACGTTATCGTCGCGCTGGCCCGCGGCGGCTGGTTCGCCGGTCGATGCGTCTGTGACTTCCTGGGACTGGACGATCTGACGAGCCTGAAGATGGAACACTACGTCGGCACCGCCGAGAAAAGCGGCGAGCCGACGGTCCGGTATCCGATGCCCGAAGGCAGCGTCGAAGGCAAGGACGTCCTCATCATCGACGACATCGCCGATACCGGCGGCTCGATCAAGCGAGCCCAGGAGTACGTCACCGACCGCGATGCGGGCACCGTCCGAACCGCGACCCTCCAGTTGCTCGGCACCAGCGAGTTCAACCCCGACTACGTCGGCGAGCAACTCGAGGAGTGGACCTGGGTCGTCTACCCGTGGAACTTCATCGAGGACATGATCGATTTGATCACGAGCGCAATGGAGAAAGGCGATCAGGAGTCCTACACCAAAGCGGACATTCGACACTACCTCAATCACTTCCACGACGTCGAACGCATCGAGATGGAGATCGCCCAGCCGAACCGCCTGACCGAGGTCCTGACCGAGATGGAGCGTCGGGACCTCCTCGAGATGACCGTGTCGGGCGAGTGGCAACTCCTCGAGTAG
- a CDS encoding HD domain-containing protein — protein MTEPDSGGGRDNPLETILRAFLLKDEGRTGWQLRGVEDPESVAGHSWGVALLSLFYADHDDAPADVDPDRALRMAVLHDLAEAETGDFATRADSSADTIDPAEKARLEEDAITELLEPFDENDGLRAIWDEYEVRESPTAQFVKDMDLVDMCVQAVHYEREGRYDPADDTGTDEQFAEYDALDEFFATATPRIRTEIGRRLLEEARDRYEAVRDDRTEQ, from the coding sequence ATGACGGAACCCGACTCCGGCGGCGGCCGTGATAACCCCCTCGAGACGATTCTCCGCGCGTTTCTGTTGAAAGACGAGGGCCGGACGGGCTGGCAGCTACGGGGCGTCGAGGACCCCGAATCCGTCGCCGGCCACTCGTGGGGCGTCGCGCTCCTCTCGCTCTTCTACGCCGACCACGACGACGCACCTGCGGACGTTGACCCGGATCGCGCGCTCCGAATGGCCGTTCTCCACGATCTCGCGGAAGCCGAGACTGGCGATTTCGCGACACGAGCTGACTCGAGCGCCGATACGATCGATCCCGCGGAGAAAGCGCGACTCGAGGAGGACGCGATCACGGAGTTGCTCGAGCCCTTCGACGAGAACGACGGCCTCCGGGCGATCTGGGACGAGTACGAGGTGCGGGAGTCGCCGACGGCGCAGTTCGTCAAGGACATGGATCTCGTGGATATGTGCGTGCAGGCGGTCCACTACGAGCGCGAGGGGCGCTACGATCCGGCCGACGACACCGGCACCGACGAGCAGTTCGCGGAGTACGACGCACTCGACGAGTTCTTCGCGACCGCCACGCCGCGGATCCGGACCGAGATCGGGCGGCGGTTGCTCGAGGAGGCTCGAGACCGGTACGAGGCGGTACGCGATGACCGAACTGAGCAGTGA